A genomic region of Phragmites australis chromosome 2, lpPhrAust1.1, whole genome shotgun sequence contains the following coding sequences:
- the LOC133909566 gene encoding pentatricopeptide repeat-containing protein At4g19220, mitochondrial-like, with protein sequence MLRQTASLLATTRPILPATSKFLRTSSPPLLLGAIASSHHAAADAHHLLDERPSGSAGAIVRALTVSSFGGTLPGASVVASLHCASLKSGSVLDPPVRTSVLTAYARARDAGAALALFDEAVAPDVILWNATINALTLNRRYDDAVAVFGQMARVLGAFDSTTVVVMLSGASRAGNLGHGMAVHAMVMKRCLDADHLSLWNALVDMYAKCGDFDSAEGAFQGMPCRDTASWNSVISGSIFNGLAEVSACYFKEMTRSIFQADEWTLSSALSACCRLDDLFSFGESVHSCVVKLGYEDTTSCSVANSLTTFYSEFGLPEAAEKVFASTSNKNLVSWNAMIKGLVENGRVSEALVVFREMRAENRPDVATLVTVISACGDQGLLSEGKAIHGYIIRKILLHEEPSLGNSLLGLYLECDNPSTAGLLFRTMPIRDLISWNTMISGYSRNSLLREEARSLFKELLSEGLSCSLTTMLAVIPSCSSPEELGFGEALHSFTLKYGLTSGVSAVNALMHMYISCGDSLAAFSLMERMILVSDIVSWNTIIAGCVHNGLYKDALEAFQFMHSSQAINPDSITLVSILSACGNLNLQSLGKSIHCITLKHLLASNLRVRNALLAMYFGLGDTRSAELVFHSMGNKNLCSWNCMISGFTQNNKGWSALQFYQKMEDFAPNEISIVGIICACTQLGNYRQGKSIHGHVVRSGLKINAFISASLVDMYCKCGRLDIAVRVFEASAEKSIAGWNSMISAFGFHGHGLKSVELFWKMNDSGTKATKSTFIALLSACSHSGLVDEGWKYYHIMSEKFGIIPTPEHHVCIVDMLGRAGRLQEAHKFVDSLPSQQAHGVWGALLSACSSKTELKMGESIAKHLLCLEPENSGYYVTISNLYAHRDMWSGAVQVRSILQDKGLIKPHGHSIVG encoded by the coding sequence ATGCTACGCCAAACCGCCAGCCTACTCGCCACTACACGTCCCATCCTTCCCGCCACAAGCAAGTTTCTCCGGACCTCGTCTCCtccgctcctcctcggcgccatCGCTTCCTCCCACCATGCGGCCGCCGACGCCCACCACCTGCTCGACGAAAGGCCTAGCGGGAGTGCCGGCGCCATCGTACGCGCCCTCACCGTCTCCTCCTTCGGGGGCACGCTCCCTGGCGCAAGCGTCGTTGCGTCGCTCCACTGCGCGTCCCTCAAGTCCGGCTCCGTGCTGGACCCGCCCGTGCGCACGTCCGTGCTCACGGCCTACGCCAGGGCGCGCGACGCGGGCGCCGCGCTGGCGCTGTTCGACGAGGCCGTCGCCCCCGACGTGATCCTGTGGAACGCGACCATCAACGCCTTGACGCTGAACCGCCGTTACGATGACGCCGTGGCCGTTTTCGGGCAGATGGCGCGCGTGCTCGGGGCGTTTGATTCAACGACAGTTGTCGTCATGCTGTCTGGTGCGTCCCGCGCGGGTAACCTAGGGCATGGGATGGCGGTTCACGCCATGGTGATGAAGAGATGCCTCGACGCCGACCATCTGAGCCTTTGGAACGCTCTCGTTGACATGTATGCAAAGTGCGGTGATTTTGACTCTGCGGAGGGTGCGTTTCAGGGGATGCCATGCAGGGATACTGCCTCATGGAACTCTGTTATAAGTGGAAGCATATTCAATGGACTTGCTGAGGTTTCCGCATGTTACTTCAAGGAAATGACCCGTTCCATCTTTCAGGCAGACGAGTGGACCCTGTCTTCAGCCCTCTCAGCTTGCTGTCGTCTGGATGACCTTTTCTCCTTTGGGGAGTCGGTTCATAGCTGTGTGGTCAAACTCGGTTATGAGGACACTACATCTTGCTCGGTGGCGAATTCCCTGACGACGTTCTATTCCGAGTTTGGGTTGCCAGAGGCTGCGGAGAAGGTATTTGCCAGCACTTCCAACAAGAATTTGGTATCATGGAATGCTATGATCAAGGGGCTGGTCGAGAATGGAAGAGTAAGTGAAGCCCTTGTTGTTTTCCGGGAAATGAGAGCAGAGAACCGGCCAGATGTTGCCACTTTGGTGACCGTAATTTCAGCTTGTGGTGATCAAGGCCTACTTTCTGAAGGGAAAGCAATCCATGGGTACATAATCAGAAAAATACTTCTTCATGAGGAGCCATCCTTAGGAAATAGCTTACTTGGTTTGTATTTGGAATGCGACAACCCGTCCACTGCAGGCCTTTTGTTTAGAACGATGCCAATAAGAGACCTGATATCGTGGAACACAATGATTTCTGGTTACTCAAGAAATAGTTTACTGAGAGAAGAGGCTCGGTCACTGTTCAAAGAATTACTTTCTGAGGGTTTAAGCTGCAGCTTGACCACTATGCTAGCTGTCATACCATCCTGCTCTAGTCCTGAAGAACTAGGCTTTGGCGAAGCACTTCACTCTTTCACCCTGAAGTACGGACTTACAAGTGGAGTTTCAGCTGTTAATGCTTTGATGCACATGTATATAAGCTGTGGTGACTCACTGGCTGCCTTTTCGCTGATGGAAAGAATGATACTGGTGTCAGATATTGTTTCATGGAATACAATTATAGCTGGCTGTGTACATAATGGACTCTACAAAGACGCATTGGAAGCCTTTCAGTTCATGCACTCCTCTCAGGCCATAAATCCTGACAGTATTACATTAGTTAGCATCTTATCGGCATGTGGAAATCTTAATCTGCAATCACTAGGGAAATCCATCCACTGTATAACTTTGAAGCACTTGCTTGCATCCAATTTGAGGGTGAGAAATGCATTGTTAGCCATGTACTTTGGCTTAGGAGATACTAGAAGTGCTGAGTTAGTTTTCCATAGCATGGGAAATAAAAATTTGTGCTCCTGGAATTGCATGATCTCTGGTTTCACGCAGAACAACAAAGGCTGGAGTGCATTGCAGTTCTATCAGAAGATGGAGGATTTTGCACCAAATGAAATATCTATAGTCGGTATTATCTGTGCTTGCACACAACTTGGGAATTATAGACAAGGAAAGAGCATACATGGGCATGTGGTCAGGTCTGGTCTGAAAATTAATGCTTTTATTTCAGCGTCACTTGTTGATATGTACTGCAAGTGTGGAAGATTGGACATTGCTGTCAGAGTATTTGAAGCTTCTGCTGAAAAATCAATTGCTGGCTGGAACTCCATGATATCAGCTTTTGGATTCCATGGCCATGGGTTGAAATCTGTAGAACTTTTCTGGAAGATGAATGATTCTGGAACGAAAGCCACTAAAAGCACTTTTATTGCTCTTCTGTCAGCTTGCAGTCACTCTGGACTTGTTGATGAAGGATGGAAGTATTATCACATTATGTCAGAAAAGTTTGGGATTATCCCAACCCCAGAACACCATGTGTGCATTGTAGACATGCTTGGACGGGCTGGTCGTTTGCAGGAAGCACACAAATTTGTGGATAGTTTACCATCCCAACAAGCACATGGAGTTTGGGGTGCACTTTTAAGTGCTTGTAGTAGCAAGACTGAACTCAAGATGGGTGAATCCATTGCCAAGCATTTGCTCTGTTTGGAGCCTGAAAATAGTGGCTATTATGTGACTATTTCTAACCTTTATGCACACCGAGACATGTGGAGTGGTGCAGTCCAAGTTAGGAGCATTTTGCAAGATAAAGGATTGATTAAGCCCCATGGCCATAGCATTGTAGGTTAA
- the LOC133908318 gene encoding photosystem II reaction center PSB28 protein, chloroplastic-like, with translation MAAVMKTLAIASPVSAQAQPRRCLAGAPSQQSLQSSFNGVSLQCRPAFPPRPCCSRSSSVQVVMMAKPSIQFIQGTDEQTIPDVRLTKSRDGTNGVAIFTFDQPSVFDSSAELGDITGFYMIDEEGVLQSVDVSAKFVNGKPARVEAKYVMRTPRDWDRFMRFMERYSQANGLQFVKK, from the exons ATGGCCGCAGTGATGAAGACTCTTGCCATTGCCTCGCCGGTCTCGGCACAGGCACAGCCCCGTCGATGTCTCGCAG GTGCCCCTAGCCAACAGAGCCTGCAGTCCTCCTTCAACGGCGTGTCCCTGCAGTGCCGGCCGGCATTCCCACCACGGCCGTGCTGCTCCCGGTCATCGTCGGTGCAGGTGGTGATGATGGCGAAGCCTTCGATCCAGTTCATCCAGGGCACGGACGAGCAGACGATCCCGGACGTGCGGCTGACCAAGTCCCGGGACGGCACCAACGGCGTGGCCATCTTCACGTTCGACCAGCCGTCGGTGTTCGACTCGTCGGCGGAGCTGGGGGACATCACGGGGTTCTACATGATCGACGAGGAGGGCGTGCTGCAGTCGGTGGACGTGAGCGCCAAGTTCGTGAACGGGAAGCCGGCGCGGGTCGAGGCCAAGTACGTGATGCGCACGCCCCGGGACTGGGACAGGTTCATGCGCTTCATGGAGCGCTACTCCCAGGCCAACGGCCTCCAGTTCGTCAAGAAGTGA